The following proteins are encoded in a genomic region of Sparus aurata chromosome 23, fSpaAur1.1, whole genome shotgun sequence:
- the pyya gene encoding peptide YY-A — protein MAVMLKPWTVLVAVVLCVLVCLGTLADAYPPKPENPGEDAPPEELAKYYTALRHYINLITRQRYGKRSAQEDVVAELLFGSDSNRDQRSRYDDSYVW, from the exons ATGGCTGTGATGCTAAAGCCATGGACGGTACTGGTGGCTGTAGtgctgtgtgtgctggtgtgtcttGGAACACTGGCCGATGCCTACCCCCCCAAACCTGAGAACCCCGGTGAAGATGCTCCACCTGAAGAACTGGCCAAGTACTACACTGCCCTGAGACACTACATCAATCTGATCACCAGGCAAAG GTATGGAAAGCGTTCAGCTCAGGAGGATGTGGTTGCAGAGCTGCTATTTGGTAGCGACAGCAACAGAGACCAGAGATCAAG ATATGACGACTCCTACGTGTGGTGA